Proteins encoded together in one Meiothermus sp. QL-1 window:
- a CDS encoding ion transporter, protein MREPNFLKRLVESAPFNRVVTALILLAAALVGLETYPELLDHPALTTLNQLVLGLFALEVLLRFGAEWPRPARFFQNGWNLFDLGIVTLSLLPDLGGYAVAARMLRLLRVLRLIRTLPDLQVILGALLRSIPSIGYVLVLMLLLLYLYAVAGVFLFGRNDPFHFGNLHTALLTLFSILTLEGWVEVFRAQYFGCQRFTLPEPALCTEPQAQPLVATIYMLSFVLLGTLIFLNLLVGIVVNSMDEMRKTLQKQSSTQNNAIELLEAKLREAQALLERIKQG, encoded by the coding sequence GTGCGGGAGCCCAATTTCCTCAAGCGACTGGTGGAGTCGGCCCCCTTCAACCGGGTGGTCACAGCCCTCATCCTCCTGGCCGCAGCCCTGGTGGGCCTCGAGACCTACCCCGAGCTGCTGGATCACCCTGCCCTAACCACCCTGAACCAGCTCGTGCTGGGGCTTTTCGCCCTGGAGGTCCTGCTGCGCTTTGGGGCCGAGTGGCCCCGGCCAGCCCGCTTCTTCCAAAACGGCTGGAACCTCTTCGACCTGGGAATTGTGACCCTGAGCCTGCTGCCGGACCTGGGCGGCTATGCGGTGGCGGCGCGCATGCTGCGCCTGCTGCGGGTGCTTCGGCTCATCCGCACCCTGCCCGACCTGCAGGTCATCCTGGGCGCCCTGTTGCGCAGCATCCCCTCCATTGGCTACGTGCTGGTGCTGATGCTCCTGTTGCTCTACCTCTACGCCGTGGCCGGGGTGTTCCTCTTTGGCCGCAACGACCCCTTCCACTTCGGCAACCTGCACACCGCGCTGCTCACCCTCTTCAGCATCCTGACCCTGGAGGGCTGGGTAGAGGTCTTCCGGGCGCAGTACTTCGGCTGCCAGCGCTTCACCCTGCCCGAGCCCGCCCTCTGCACCGAGCCCCAGGCCCAGCCCTTGGTGGCCACCATCTACATGCTCTCCTTTGTGCTTCTAGGCACCCTGATCTTCCTCAACCTGCTGGTGGGCATCGTGGTAAACAGCATGGACGAGATGCGCAAAACCCTGCAGAAGCAAAGCTCCACCCAAAACAACGCCATAGAGCTGCTAGAGGCGAAGTTGCGGGAAGCGCAGGCCCTGCTGGAGCGGATTAAGCAGGGTTAG
- a CDS encoding ABC transporter substrate-binding protein, with protein sequence MSRVWIAALSGFALWAGSTASAQTLRIGVVGPMAFVQGEHTWHGATLAAEELNRAGGVLVGNQRYRIELVRVDTNEMTSVTDAATAVERAITAQRVDFLIGGFRSEAVLAMTEVAADYKKPFIITGAALDGILAGRVDRNYERFKYLFRVSPTKSSDLARTSLLLLGEVVQAVRRDLRIERPKVAILAERAAWADPLVETASRLIAAPPPQGYGAEVAGTWRPSATATDVTPELTAIQRAGAQVIFTVLSGPVGVPFGRDWGRLKIPAAAVGINVEAQQETWLKATDNLGAYVATLNTLAPAVAISPKTIPFISNFQARFKQFPIYTASGAYGALYILAEALNRAGTTAADAVVRALEATDYTGPAGRIVFDKTHDVTWGPGYTTGLGVQWIGGRMQAFWPRQWRVGNQTVSYAGVQPYQLPPWVVEAWRR encoded by the coding sequence ATGAGCAGGGTTTGGATAGCAGCTCTCTCGGGTTTCGCGCTTTGGGCGGGAAGCACAGCCTCCGCCCAAACCCTCCGCATCGGTGTGGTGGGGCCCATGGCCTTCGTACAAGGTGAGCACACCTGGCACGGGGCCACCCTGGCGGCGGAGGAGCTCAACCGGGCGGGCGGGGTGCTGGTGGGCAACCAGCGCTACCGGATTGAGTTGGTGCGGGTGGACACCAACGAGATGACCAGCGTCACCGATGCCGCCACCGCAGTGGAGAGGGCCATCACCGCCCAGCGGGTGGACTTCCTCATCGGGGGCTTCCGCAGCGAGGCGGTGCTGGCCATGACCGAGGTGGCCGCGGACTACAAGAAGCCCTTTATCATCACCGGGGCCGCCCTGGACGGCATCCTGGCCGGCCGGGTGGACCGCAACTACGAGCGCTTCAAGTACCTCTTCCGGGTGAGCCCCACCAAGTCCAGCGACCTGGCCCGTACCTCCCTCCTCCTCCTGGGGGAGGTGGTGCAGGCGGTGCGGCGGGACCTGAGGATTGAGCGGCCCAAGGTGGCCATCCTGGCGGAGCGGGCCGCCTGGGCGGACCCCCTGGTGGAGACCGCAAGCCGCCTCATCGCCGCCCCCCCGCCCCAGGGGTACGGGGCGGAGGTAGCGGGCACCTGGCGGCCCTCGGCCACGGCCACCGACGTGACCCCGGAGCTCACCGCCATCCAGCGGGCAGGGGCCCAGGTGATCTTCACCGTGCTCTCCGGCCCGGTGGGGGTGCCCTTCGGGCGGGATTGGGGCCGGCTCAAGATCCCCGCCGCCGCCGTGGGCATCAACGTGGAGGCCCAGCAGGAGACCTGGCTCAAGGCCACGGACAACCTGGGGGCCTACGTGGCCACCCTGAACACCCTGGCCCCGGCCGTGGCCATAAGCCCCAAGACCATCCCCTTCATCTCCAACTTTCAGGCCCGCTTCAAGCAGTTCCCCATCTACACCGCCAGCGGGGCCTACGGGGCGCTTTACATCCTGGCCGAGGCCCTGAACCGGGCGGGCACCACCGCCGCCGATGCGGTGGTGCGGGCCCTCGAGGCCACGGACTACACGGGTCCTGCGGGGCGCATCGTCTTTGACAAGACCCACGACGTCACCTGGGGGCCCGGGTACACCACCGGGCTTGGGGTGCAGTGGATCGGCGGGCGGATGCAGGCCTTCTGGCCCAGGCAGTGGCGGGTGGGGAACCAGACGGTGAGCTACGCGGGGGTGCAGCCCTACCAGCTTCCCCCCTGGGTGGTGGAGGCCTGGAGGCGGTAG
- a CDS encoding SDR family NAD(P)-dependent oxidoreductase, whose amino-acid sequence MGVCLIVGVGRGLGLSLARRFGQGGYALALVARRAERLESYAGALELDGYTARAYAADAASAGELTRAVRQAERQLGPVEVLIYNAAASREGSLAELAPEALEATLRVNLLGALTAAQLVLPGMRARQRGTLLFTGEGLALNPEPHQGARAIGKAALRTMVGVLSKELYREGIHVATVTIAPHAPIDPDRIAEQFWALHSQPPGRWQTEAIYRG is encoded by the coding sequence GTGGGGGTGTGCCTGATCGTGGGCGTGGGGCGGGGCCTGGGGCTCAGCCTGGCCCGGCGTTTCGGCCAGGGAGGGTACGCCCTGGCGCTGGTGGCCCGCCGGGCGGAGAGGCTGGAAAGTTATGCCGGGGCTTTGGAGCTGGACGGCTACACCGCTCGAGCCTACGCGGCCGATGCCGCCTCTGCTGGCGAACTCACCCGGGCCGTGCGCCAGGCGGAAAGGCAGCTAGGCCCGGTGGAGGTGCTCATCTACAACGCCGCGGCCTCGAGGGAGGGAAGCTTGGCTGAGCTGGCACCAGAAGCGCTCGAAGCCACCCTGCGGGTCAACCTGCTCGGGGCCCTCACCGCAGCCCAGCTCGTCCTCCCGGGCATGCGCGCCCGCCAGCGCGGCACCCTGCTCTTCACCGGCGAGGGCCTGGCCCTCAACCCCGAGCCCCACCAGGGGGCCCGGGCCATCGGCAAAGCGGCGCTGCGGACCATGGTGGGGGTGCTGAGCAAGGAGCTCTACCGGGAGGGCATCCACGTAGCCACCGTGACCATCGCCCCCCATGCCCCCATCGACCCCGACCGAATTGCCGAGCAGTTCTGGGCGCTGCACAGCCAGCCACCCGGTCGCTGGCAAACCGAGGCAATCTACCGGGGCTAG
- the der gene encoding ribosome biogenesis GTPase Der, with protein MHRVVIVGRPNVGKSSLFNRLLGLRQPTRALWAGSQFSVVANVPGVTRDLKEGVVESEQGRFKLVDTGGLWSGDGWEEKIRQKVEKAIQEADLVLFVVDGRADLAPADLEVADFLRRQGKPVLLVATKVDDPKHEAYLGELYALGFGEALPTSAAHGRGIEELIERVWAHLPVRQEESEPEVVPIRLAIVGRPNAGKSSLLNAILGEERVIVSDIPGTTRDAVDVAFDYGGTRFLLVDTAGIRKRPESGVEEQAILRAHQAIREADVVLLVVDPWALGDHELKLAQEALEAGKPVVVAITKWDRVKDREEAKRLRAELSLKLVHIQHLPRVYVSSVTKANLHKLLAEAARLFELARTRFETSELNRWLSVWSLGTQLPNFRGKPLKLFFLTQPEVAPPTFVFFCNYPEFVTRAFEGYLRNRIGEDLGLREIPFRLVFRGRRERAST; from the coding sequence ATGCATCGCGTGGTAATCGTAGGCCGCCCCAACGTGGGCAAGTCGAGCCTTTTCAACCGGCTGCTGGGCCTTCGCCAGCCCACCCGGGCCCTTTGGGCAGGGAGCCAGTTCTCCGTGGTGGCCAACGTCCCGGGCGTTACCCGCGACCTCAAGGAGGGCGTGGTGGAAAGCGAGCAGGGCCGTTTCAAGCTGGTGGACACCGGCGGGCTTTGGTCGGGGGATGGGTGGGAGGAAAAAATCCGGCAGAAGGTTGAAAAGGCCATTCAGGAGGCCGACCTGGTGCTCTTCGTGGTGGATGGGCGGGCCGACCTTGCCCCGGCCGACCTCGAGGTGGCCGACTTCCTACGCCGCCAGGGAAAACCGGTGCTCCTGGTGGCCACCAAGGTGGACGACCCCAAGCACGAGGCCTACTTGGGCGAGCTCTACGCTTTGGGCTTCGGCGAGGCCCTGCCCACCAGCGCGGCCCACGGCCGGGGGATTGAGGAGCTCATCGAGCGCGTCTGGGCCCACCTGCCCGTGCGGCAGGAGGAGAGCGAGCCCGAGGTGGTGCCCATCCGGCTGGCTATCGTGGGCCGCCCCAATGCCGGGAAGTCGAGCTTGCTGAACGCCATTTTAGGAGAGGAGCGGGTGATTGTCTCCGATATCCCCGGCACCACCCGCGATGCCGTTGACGTGGCCTTCGACTACGGGGGCACCCGCTTCTTGCTGGTGGACACTGCCGGAATTCGCAAGCGGCCCGAGAGCGGGGTGGAGGAGCAGGCCATCCTGCGCGCCCACCAGGCTATACGGGAGGCCGATGTGGTCCTGCTGGTGGTGGACCCCTGGGCTCTGGGCGACCACGAGCTCAAGCTGGCCCAGGAGGCGCTGGAGGCCGGCAAACCGGTGGTGGTGGCCATCACCAAGTGGGACCGGGTCAAGGACAGGGAGGAGGCCAAGCGCCTGCGGGCCGAGCTGTCTCTTAAGCTGGTCCACATCCAGCACCTGCCCCGGGTTTACGTCTCCTCGGTTACCAAAGCAAACCTGCACAAGCTCCTTGCCGAGGCGGCCCGGCTTTTCGAGCTGGCCCGGACGCGTTTCGAGACCAGCGAGCTCAACCGCTGGCTTTCGGTGTGGAGCTTGGGCACCCAGCTGCCCAACTTTCGCGGCAAGCCCCTCAAGCTTTTCTTCCTCACCCAGCCCGAGGTGGCCCCGCCCACCTTCGTCTTCTTCTGCAACTACCCCGAGTTCGTGACCCGGGCCTTCGAGGGGTACCTGCGCAACCGCATCGGAGAGGACCTGGGCCTGCGGGAGATCCCCTTCCGGCTGGTCTTCCGGGGCCGCAGGGAACGGGCCTCCACCTAG
- a CDS encoding class I SAM-dependent rRNA methyltransferase — translation MQRVVAKPGKEKKVRNFYPGLFADELAEAPPNPGVVRVCSSQGEPLGTGYYDPQSRVAVRVYRFEEGPLDRAFFFGRFQRAQKRRAGLGPCHRLVHAEADGLPGLVVDRFGGVLVVQVRNRAMEALRGVWLPALIEATQPGGIYERSDVEARRLEGLEERVGVLYGVVPPVLEVEEDGLLFPIPLALAQKTGFYLDQRENRQRLEAMVRPGERVLDVYSYVGGFALRAARQGAYALAVDKDLEALGVLDRTAARHGLRVDIHQGEALTVLKRLLAQKTPPFHHVLLDPPTLVKRPEELPRAKRHLVEVLRLALRLLAQEGWLWLSSCSYYIGPEELLEVARRAAADEGRRLRVHALTHNPPDHPWSLHVPESLYLKTLILQDDPL, via the coding sequence GTGCAGAGGGTTGTCGCCAAACCAGGCAAGGAGAAAAAGGTGCGCAACTTCTACCCCGGCCTCTTCGCCGACGAGCTGGCCGAGGCGCCCCCAAACCCCGGGGTGGTGCGGGTGTGCTCGAGCCAGGGCGAGCCCCTGGGCACGGGCTACTACGACCCCCAGAGCCGGGTAGCGGTGCGGGTCTACCGCTTTGAGGAGGGTCCCCTCGACCGCGCCTTCTTTTTCGGCCGCTTCCAGCGGGCCCAAAAGCGGCGGGCCGGGCTTGGCCCCTGCCACCGGCTGGTGCACGCCGAGGCCGACGGCCTGCCCGGGCTGGTGGTGGACCGCTTCGGTGGGGTGCTGGTGGTCCAGGTGCGCAACCGGGCCATGGAGGCCCTGCGCGGGGTGTGGCTCCCCGCCCTGATCGAGGCTACCCAGCCCGGGGGCATCTACGAGCGCTCGGATGTGGAGGCCAGGCGGCTGGAGGGGCTGGAGGAGCGGGTCGGGGTGCTCTATGGGGTGGTGCCGCCGGTGCTCGAGGTGGAGGAGGACGGGCTTCTCTTCCCCATTCCCCTGGCGCTGGCCCAGAAGACCGGCTTTTACCTGGACCAGCGGGAGAACCGGCAGCGGCTGGAGGCTATGGTGCGGCCCGGGGAGCGGGTGCTGGACGTCTACAGCTATGTGGGGGGGTTCGCCCTGCGGGCCGCCCGCCAAGGGGCCTATGCCCTGGCGGTGGACAAGGACCTGGAAGCACTCGGGGTGCTGGACCGCACAGCCGCCCGCCACGGCCTGCGGGTGGACATCCACCAGGGCGAGGCCCTGACGGTGCTAAAGCGGCTACTGGCGCAGAAAACTCCTCCCTTCCACCACGTACTGCTCGACCCCCCCACCCTGGTCAAGCGGCCCGAGGAGCTGCCCCGGGCCAAGCGCCACCTGGTCGAGGTCCTGCGCCTCGCCCTGAGGCTCTTGGCACAGGAGGGGTGGCTCTGGCTCTCTAGCTGCTCTTACTACATCGGCCCCGAGGAGCTGCTCGAGGTGGCCCGCCGCGCCGCCGCCGACGAGGGCCGCCGCCTGCGGGTGCACGCCCTCACCCACAACCCCCCCGACCACCCCTGGAGCCTGCACGTACCGGAGTCACTTTACCTCAAGACCCTGATCCTCCAGGACGACCCCCTATAG
- a CDS encoding YeeE/YedE family protein: MSLLRRSGEVRTLPGQAGLRPQYGLVALGLLGLGWGLSQLPPVQGLLLLLGVGLGFTLFHARFGFSSAFRQLLSVGQGRALQAHMLLLAVTASLFALLFALGQGLGGQPLAGYLAPIGPGLLIGAFLFGIGMQLAGGCASGTLYATGSGSLVGFIALVSFIAGSVIGAWNWEFWAMGPGATGSLPPISLAEHLGLGGALALTLALVGGLALLAEWVIRRRQPPPLKAPEGAVGWARVLRGSWPLWVAALVLALLNAAVLYVSGRPWGVTAGLTLWGSQAVEALGLAEPAFWTYWNGQSPLALTPLGHPTTLTNLGILLGAFLSASLAGLFGKNPRLGGRVVLAAVVGGLLMGYGARLSYGCNIGAYIGGVASFSLHGWVWLGMALLGTGVGLWLRPWFGLANPKPTDAVC; this comes from the coding sequence ATGTCTTTGTTGCGCAGAAGCGGAGAGGTACGCACTTTACCGGGGCAAGCGGGACTTCGGCCGCAGTACGGCCTGGTGGCCCTAGGGCTGCTGGGGCTGGGCTGGGGGTTGAGCCAGCTACCACCGGTTCAGGGGTTGTTGCTGCTTTTGGGGGTGGGGCTTGGCTTCACCCTGTTTCATGCCCGCTTTGGGTTCAGCTCGGCTTTCCGCCAGCTTTTGAGCGTGGGGCAGGGGCGGGCTTTGCAGGCCCACATGCTGCTTTTGGCGGTCACAGCCTCGCTTTTTGCCCTGCTCTTTGCCCTGGGCCAGGGGCTTGGGGGCCAGCCGCTGGCGGGGTACCTGGCCCCCATTGGGCCAGGGCTGCTTATAGGGGCCTTTTTGTTCGGCATAGGCATGCAACTGGCCGGAGGCTGTGCCTCAGGAACGCTATATGCCACCGGCAGCGGCAGCCTGGTGGGTTTTATCGCCCTGGTCAGCTTTATAGCCGGCTCGGTGATAGGGGCTTGGAACTGGGAGTTTTGGGCGATGGGGCCTGGTGCAACGGGCAGCCTTCCGCCCATCTCCCTGGCTGAGCACCTGGGCCTTGGGGGGGCGCTGGCCCTGACCCTGGCTTTGGTGGGGGGCCTGGCTCTTCTGGCCGAGTGGGTAATTCGCAGGCGGCAGCCCCCGCCCCTGAAGGCCCCTGAGGGGGCCGTGGGGTGGGCCCGGGTGCTGCGGGGAAGCTGGCCCTTGTGGGTAGCAGCCTTGGTGCTGGCCCTTTTGAACGCGGCGGTGCTTTACGTGAGCGGGCGGCCCTGGGGGGTAACGGCCGGGCTTACGCTTTGGGGTTCGCAGGCGGTGGAGGCCCTGGGCCTGGCCGAGCCGGCCTTCTGGACCTACTGGAACGGTCAGTCGCCCCTGGCGCTCACCCCGCTGGGCCATCCCACGACCCTCACCAACCTGGGCATTTTGCTGGGGGCCTTTTTGAGCGCCTCGCTGGCGGGGCTGTTCGGTAAGAATCCCCGCCTGGGCGGCAGGGTGGTGCTGGCCGCCGTGGTGGGTGGACTGCTGATGGGTTATGGGGCCCGCCTGTCCTACGGCTGCAACATCGGGGCCTACATTGGTGGGGTGGCCTCCTTCAGCCTGCATGGCTGGGTATGGCTCGGCATGGCCCTGCTGGGCACCGGGGTGGGCCTTTGGCTGCGCCCCTGGTTTGGTCTGGCGAACCCCAAGCCCACCGATGCGGTGTGCTAG
- a CDS encoding branched-chain amino acid ABC transporter permease — protein MTSPLRIWSLPWTLRYLRHEVLALPGRTAALLFVLFLLLFPLFSQDPYLLRVLTLTALFALYAASWDLLSGYTGQVSLGHAFFFGLAGYASAILGRELGLPPALTIPLGALLATLAGVLVGLPSLRLRGPYLSLVTLAFPIMATGLIFLFPRFTGGELGLSGLPRLGQSRLEEYYLVVGIFLLSVLFLWKLAGSRVGLFFHAIREDEVAVRMVGVNTVRYKLLAFAVSAFFAGLAGGLHAHYLRVAGPDSLSLFNSIQPVIWSVFGGIATIYGPVAGTFLLFPFLEALRVAEELRMLAFALLILLVMRFLPQGVVRGALERLEEECPRCKVKNAFTRKACRACGVPMHLETREVKP, from the coding sequence ATGACGAGCCCCTTGCGCATCTGGTCCCTTCCCTGGACCCTGCGCTACCTAAGGCACGAGGTCCTGGCCCTTCCTGGGCGCACCGCGGCCCTCCTCTTCGTCCTCTTCCTCCTCCTCTTCCCCCTCTTCAGCCAGGACCCCTACCTCCTCAGGGTCCTCACCCTCACCGCCCTCTTCGCCCTTTACGCGGCGAGCTGGGACCTGCTTTCCGGGTATACCGGCCAGGTGAGCCTGGGGCACGCCTTCTTCTTTGGCCTGGCTGGCTACGCCTCCGCCATCCTGGGCCGGGAGCTGGGCCTTCCCCCGGCCCTCACCATCCCCTTGGGGGCGCTTCTCGCCACCCTGGCGGGGGTCCTGGTGGGCCTCCCCTCCCTGCGGCTTCGGGGGCCCTACCTCTCCCTGGTCACCCTGGCCTTCCCCATCATGGCCACGGGGCTCATCTTCCTCTTTCCCCGCTTCACCGGGGGGGAGCTGGGGCTTTCGGGCCTGCCCCGCCTGGGGCAGAGCCGGCTGGAGGAGTACTACCTGGTGGTGGGGATTTTCCTCCTTTCAGTCCTCTTCCTGTGGAAGCTGGCGGGCTCCAGGGTGGGCCTCTTCTTCCACGCCATCCGGGAGGACGAGGTGGCGGTGCGCATGGTGGGGGTGAACACCGTGCGCTACAAGCTCCTAGCCTTCGCAGTAAGCGCCTTCTTCGCGGGGCTGGCCGGGGGCCTGCACGCCCACTACCTCCGGGTGGCGGGGCCGGATAGCCTCTCCCTCTTCAACTCCATCCAGCCCGTAATCTGGTCGGTCTTCGGCGGCATCGCCACCATCTATGGTCCGGTGGCGGGGACCTTCCTCCTCTTTCCCTTCCTCGAGGCCCTGCGGGTGGCCGAGGAGCTCCGCATGCTGGCCTTCGCCCTCCTCATCCTCCTGGTCATGCGCTTCCTGCCCCAGGGGGTGGTCCGGGGGGCCTTGGAGCGGCTGGAGGAGGAGTGCCCCCGGTGCAAGGTGAAAAACGCCTTCACCCGTAAGGCCTGCCGGGCCTGCGGGGTGCCCATGCACCTGGAGACTAGGGAGGTCAAGCCATGA
- a CDS encoding branched-chain amino acid ABC transporter permease gives MLSAILVNGLVLSGIYGMLALGFALTYGVARILNLAHTAFYMAAAYGLFFFLGRMGFAPAALLASLLVLLIALAAYKLLLEPLREHEATVLIVTIALALLLQEVVLLLFGAHFRSVPALLPGFVEVFGVRVAEQALLALLFAGVVLLLAWVFLKGTRLGLGIRAAAQDQEAAELVGISLSRAGNWAVGLGGLLAALAGLAVAPMATLEPHMWNAPLLVVLAAVVLGGLGSLPGALLGAVVLAFAEVMVVNLVPGGAFLRTAVALLILVLVLVFRPEGLFGTAFAEER, from the coding sequence ATGCTTTCCGCCATCCTGGTCAACGGCCTGGTGCTGAGCGGCATCTACGGCATGCTGGCCCTGGGCTTCGCCCTCACCTACGGGGTGGCCCGCATCCTGAACCTGGCCCACACCGCCTTCTACATGGCGGCCGCCTACGGGCTCTTCTTCTTCCTGGGGCGGATGGGCTTTGCCCCTGCCGCCCTTTTGGCCTCCTTGCTGGTGCTCCTCATCGCCCTGGCGGCCTACAAGCTCCTCCTGGAACCCCTGAGGGAGCATGAGGCCACGGTCCTCATCGTCACCATCGCCCTGGCCCTCCTCCTGCAGGAGGTGGTGCTCCTCCTCTTCGGGGCCCACTTCCGCTCCGTGCCCGCCCTCCTGCCGGGGTTCGTGGAGGTGTTTGGGGTACGGGTGGCAGAGCAGGCCCTTCTGGCCCTCCTCTTCGCCGGGGTGGTCCTCCTCCTGGCCTGGGTCTTCCTGAAGGGGACGCGGCTTGGCCTGGGCATCCGGGCGGCGGCCCAGGACCAGGAGGCGGCGGAGCTGGTAGGCATCAGCCTCTCCCGGGCAGGGAACTGGGCGGTGGGGCTTGGGGGCCTCCTGGCCGCCTTGGCCGGGCTGGCGGTGGCCCCCATGGCCACCCTCGAGCCCCACATGTGGAACGCTCCCCTGCTGGTGGTCCTGGCGGCGGTGGTCCTAGGGGGGCTAGGGAGCCTGCCCGGAGCCCTCCTAGGAGCAGTGGTCCTGGCCTTCGCCGAGGTGATGGTGGTGAACCTGGTGCCGGGCGGGGCCTTTTTGCGCACGGCGGTGGCCCTCCTCATCCTGGTGCTGGTCCTGGTCTTCCGGCCCGAAGGGCTCTTCGGGACGGCCTTCGCGGAGGAGCGATGA
- the metE gene encoding 5-methyltetrahydropteroyltriglutamate--homocysteine S-methyltransferase, with protein MQVRSLAFGLPRLGPEREYKGLLEGYWSGKKSREELKKGLESLEARRLEAYRAHVDLYPVGEMSLYDPLLDLAVMTGIYPIDPGDPEAYYALARGREALPLRKWFGTNYHYLSPRLPERPSYRPHWNKSLEAYRRHPEGLPHLLGPYTLLRLAQNPPEDPRTHLEALAQAYAHFLAELREAGAPMALLEEPALGLDGAEAHLAHLEGAYRRMLEALPLVLLTPYLSPRAALGERLYALPWRGVSLDPKEVAWEHLPRLGPTPVLQVVEGQGVWRTPLLELAERIGRALEGGAKEVWLAPRAPLYHLPWAVGAPPMGLQGRLAFALERLHELSLLSRMLRGEEAAWEEARAWRPPGEPPRFPKPTLPPSPRPPREERVRAQKDLALPPFPTTTIGSFPQTQDLRALRAKRREGKVGEEAYQEAIRQAIARTIRFQEELGLDVLVHGEPERSDMVEFFAERLEGFYTHPSAWVLSYGSRVYRPPILAGPVRRRRPLVLEELRYAQSLTPKPVKAILTGPITLVGWSYLPEGVSFAETVLNLAEALGEEVAELERAGFRFLQIDEPALLEKMPLRTEEQPAYLELVREAFWRTARVGPGVQVHLHLCYSDYAALRPFLEAMEPDVVSLEAARQDPRFLEVLSGLGLALGPGAFDVHSPLPVSPEEMAERLRAYARYFPRGLWVNPDCGLKTRTWPEVEANLRAMVEAAQALRSRSQN; from the coding sequence ATGCAGGTAAGAAGCCTAGCCTTTGGTCTGCCCCGCCTGGGCCCAGAAAGGGAGTACAAGGGACTTTTAGAGGGCTACTGGTCCGGGAAGAAAAGCCGAGAAGAGCTGAAAAAGGGCCTGGAGAGCCTGGAGGCCCGCCGTCTGGAAGCCTACCGCGCCCATGTGGACCTCTACCCCGTGGGGGAGATGAGCCTCTACGACCCCCTCCTGGACCTGGCAGTGATGACGGGGATTTACCCCATAGACCCCGGGGACCCAGAGGCCTACTATGCCCTGGCCCGGGGCAGGGAGGCCCTTCCCCTCAGGAAGTGGTTTGGCACCAACTACCACTACCTTTCCCCCCGCCTCCCTGAAAGGCCCAGCTACCGGCCCCACTGGAACAAATCCCTGGAGGCCTACCGCCGCCACCCAGAGGGCCTGCCCCACCTCCTTGGGCCCTACACCCTCCTGCGCCTGGCCCAAAATCCCCCAGAGGACCCCAGGACCCACCTGGAGGCCCTGGCCCAGGCTTACGCCCACTTCCTGGCGGAGCTCCGGGAGGCGGGCGCCCCCATGGCCCTTCTGGAGGAGCCTGCCTTGGGCTTAGACGGGGCCGAGGCCCATCTGGCCCACCTGGAGGGGGCTTACCGCCGCATGTTGGAAGCCTTGCCCCTGGTCCTCCTCACCCCCTACCTTTCCCCCAGGGCGGCCCTTGGGGAAAGGCTCTACGCCCTGCCCTGGAGGGGGGTGAGCCTGGACCCAAAGGAGGTGGCCTGGGAACACCTGCCCCGCCTGGGCCCCACCCCGGTCCTGCAGGTGGTGGAGGGGCAGGGGGTATGGCGCACTCCCCTTCTGGAGCTGGCCGAGAGGATTGGGAGGGCTTTGGAAGGCGGGGCTAAAGAGGTCTGGCTTGCCCCCCGGGCTCCCCTCTACCACCTGCCCTGGGCGGTGGGCGCCCCGCCCATGGGCCTTCAGGGCCGCCTGGCCTTTGCCCTGGAGCGCCTCCACGAGCTTTCCCTCCTCTCCCGCATGCTCCGGGGGGAGGAGGCGGCTTGGGAGGAGGCCCGGGCCTGGCGCCCCCCAGGGGAGCCTCCCCGCTTCCCCAAGCCCACCCTTCCCCCAAGCCCCAGGCCGCCCAGGGAGGAGAGGGTCCGAGCCCAAAAGGACCTGGCCCTGCCCCCCTTCCCCACCACCACCATCGGCAGCTTTCCCCAGACCCAGGACCTCAGGGCCCTGAGGGCCAAACGCCGGGAGGGGAAGGTGGGCGAGGAGGCCTACCAGGAGGCCATCCGCCAGGCCATCGCCCGGACCATCCGCTTCCAGGAGGAGCTGGGCCTGGATGTGCTGGTCCACGGGGAGCCTGAGCGGAGCGACATGGTGGAGTTCTTCGCTGAGCGGCTGGAGGGCTTCTATACCCACCCCTCCGCCTGGGTCCTTTCCTACGGGAGCCGGGTCTACCGCCCTCCCATCCTGGCGGGGCCGGTGCGCCGGCGGCGGCCTTTGGTGCTGGAGGAGCTGCGGTATGCCCAAAGCCTCACCCCGAAGCCCGTGAAGGCTATCCTCACAGGGCCCATCACCCTGGTGGGCTGGAGCTACCTCCCCGAGGGCGTGAGCTTTGCTGAGACGGTCCTGAACCTGGCTGAGGCCTTAGGGGAAGAGGTGGCGGAACTGGAGCGGGCGGGTTTCCGCTTCCTGCAGATAGACGAGCCGGCCCTCCTGGAGAAGATGCCCCTCCGCACGGAGGAGCAGCCGGCCTATTTGGAATTGGTGCGGGAGGCCTTCTGGCGCACCGCCCGGGTGGGGCCCGGGGTGCAGGTGCACCTCCACCTCTGCTACTCGGACTACGCCGCCCTGAGGCCCTTCCTGGAGGCCATGGAGCCCGATGTGGTGAGCCTCGAGGCCGCCCGCCAGGACCCCCGCTTCCTGGAGGTCCTCTCTGGCCTAGGGCTGGCCTTGGGCCCAGGGGCCTTTGACGTGCACTCCCCTCTTCCCGTCTCCCCAGAGGAGATGGCGGAGCGCCTGCGGGCCTACGCCCGCTACTTCCCCCGGGGGCTTTGGGTTAACCCCGACTGCGGCCTCAAGACCCGGACCTGGCCCGAGGTGGAGGCCAACCTCAGGGCCATGGTGGAGGCCGCCCAAGCCCTGCGGTCTCGCTCGCAGAACTGA